The sequence aaaaacaaaaaatttaccctaaagtgggcaaagggctgggcacagtggctcatgcctgcagtcccagcactttaggaggccgagataggaggataatttgagcccaggagtttgagacaagcctgggcaacatagagagatcccgtctctatttttaaaataacaaaaattaaaagtgagcaaaggacttgaatagacatttctcgaaagaagatatataaatggccaaaaagcatatgaaaagatgctcaacatcactaatcattagagaaatatgaATCaaaacaataagatatcatctcaccccattAGGAAGGCTGCTATAAAAACAAAccccagaaaataacaagtgttagcaaagatgtggagaaatggggaCTCTTGTACTGtgggtgggaatataaaatggtaccgctggccaggcgtggtgactcaagcctgtaatcccagcactttggggggctgaggcaggtggatcacttgagtccaggagtttgagaccagcctgtgtgTATATgatgaaacccctctctactaaaaatacaaaaaaattagccaggcacggtggcatgcctctgtcgtcccagctactggggagactgaggtgggaggatcacctgagcctaggaggtcgaggctgcagtgagccaagatcatgccaactGTATTTTAGCCTGGGTAATCGGAGtcagactctctctcaaaaaaataaaaaatattaagttcaggggtacaataagaaaattaataaaaataaaaatgataaaatgggtacagctgctatggaaacagtatggagactcctcaaaacattaaaaatagaacgCCCTATAGTCCTGCAGTTCCACTTGAACCGCCGCCTCCTCCTCACACAGGACCTGAAATGTGTTGCCAGCGGAGATTCGCATGTCTGAAAACCTGGACCTACTCGCATCCCTTAAGCTCACCGCTGCCTTAGTTCAGTGATTTCCTCTTATCCCTCGTTTATGAAGCTGCAGCCTGGAATCATACCTATAAGAagtgtttatttttctgcttttgcaCAGTATGTGCAAATAACAGTAGGAAATTGGGGGTAAACAGAGAGAATAACTACCCCCAGTGCTAAAACAACAAGCAGGCTGAAATAAACATTTAGGCTCTGGCAAACTCTAAAGGACAAACAATCCAGTTTCCTCAACAAACACGTCACAAGAAAAAAGTCAGATGTGATGGTAATACTGTCTCAGCCTGTTCAGGCTTCAAAATACCATCGACTGGGTAGCTTTtatacaacaaaaatgtatttcttagttctggaggctgagaagtccaagatgaaggcactggcagattcagtgtctggcaaGGGCCCAATTCCTGGTTCACAGAGGGTCATCTTGCCGGGTCTTTTTGTGCTGGGAGAACTCCATTCTCTTCAGCCCTTGTAAGGGCACccatcccattcatgaaggcccCATCcacatgacctcatcacctcccaaagtgccctcCTAATACCAGGACACCagggggattaggtttcaacattttttttggcgggggggaggggggacaTATGCAGTCCGTAGCAGGTATCAGGTTTTAAAAGCCCTTGTCTTTTAGATAAAcactgaaaaattcacaaatgagATAGATGTCTAGAATTTGCTTCAGAGGAGTTCAGGAGCAGGGAAGTGGATGGCCAGGGTAGAGACAAAACCAGATTGGCCTCAAGTTGGTAACTAACTGTTCAATTGCTGAAGCTTGGATTCATTATACTAGTTTCACTTTTTTGcttgttcctcccacctcagcctcccaagtagctggggaccaaaggcatgtgccaccatgcccatctaattttttttttaatggggtctcactatgttgcccagattagGCTTCACGTCTTTTGTAaacaaaaaggttttaaaaatagacaaactggGGGGAAAGTGACTTAAGTGACGTAacagtttatttttcatataacaGACCTAGAGGCAGGCAGCATGGGCAGGCCCTGGGGGCAGCCTCCAGAGCATCAGGGCCAGCTGCTGTACCTGCTGCCCACCCTTTCCTCAATCGGCCCCCTCAGCTTCACAGAGCAGCTCCATCTCCAGCCATCACAGCCATTCCAGCCAGGAAGAGGGGCGGGGTGGGAAGGGCAAGCTCCCTTCCTTGAAGGCCATGCCCAGACACCACACAAACACCTCTCCATCCAGACACCAGACAGTCATCCGACCACATGTGGCTGCAGGAAGACTTTATTATAGCTGGCCACAGATTTGAAAACCAGGGCTTCTACTACAAGGGGGAAGGGATGGAGACTGGGGTACAGTTTGGTGTCTGCCACAGCTCTCATCCCTGAGATTGGTAATCTGGCATCCCAGGTGCCACAGATTGGTCAGCGGAGCTAATGCTGTCCAGCTGGTGGGCCCAATGAGGTTTAAATATGCTTGTCATTTACATGTGCAAATGGAGCAATCTGCTCTGAAGTCCCTGCTCCCCTTTGGATGCGGAGCGAGCGCCTGGCTTCCTTAGCTCTCCCAGGGTAGGTGTGCATCTCCAGGAAACTGCTAACCCCAACAGCCAGGGTGGCAATGCTGTTTCCTATGCTATAGCTCAAAGCAATCCAGCACCTGAGCCTCGTTTTGGCCCAAGGCCTGGGTATTTGTTCAGCCAGCGAATGAAATGGAGAAACCTGTTCAGTGTCTGCCCTGACAGCTGAGCTGCCTGGTGGGAGCCCACACAGCAGCATGGTCAGTGGGTGGGCacagggctgctgctgctgccttaaCATTTCTGCCATGTATTTGGTTTTAAGTCAATCCTCACTTAAGAAAAAaacaccttgattttttttttttccgagacggagtttcactcttgtcaccgaggccggagtgcaatggcacgatcttggctcgttgTAACCTCCGTCTctcgggttcaggcgattctcctgcctcagcctcccgagtagctgggattacaggcacccgccaccacgcccagctaatttttgtatttttagtagagacggggtttcaccatgttggccaggcaggtcaacctcctgacctcaggtgatcctcccgcctcggcctcccaaagtgctgggattacaggcgtgagccactgcgctcagcccttaaatttatttttaaagcaaacctGTCACTGTTATAATGGAAAAGTAGTATGGTCTGCCCTAGACAGAAGGTAACAAAACCTGCTAAGAGCCTGCCACAGGCTGTGTCTGATGCCAGGTTTCTCTGTTAAAGACAAGGAAGCATCAAAATGACTCCCTCCTCGAGACAGTTAAATggatggaaaaaaatttaaatggaattaacttttaaaaaacattttccaggccgggcgcagtggctcacgcctgtaatcccagcactctgagaggccaaggcgggtggatcacgaggtcaggagtttgagaccagcctgatcaacatggtgaaaccccatctactaaaaatacaaaaattagctgggcgtggtgacacatgcctgtaatcccagctaattaggaggctgaggcaggagaactgcttgaacccaggaggcagagattgcagcgagccgagattgcgccatagcactccagcctgggcaacagagcgagactctgtctcaaaataaataaataaagaaatacatcttCCAATGTTATTAATGCTTCTTTGTCTGTACTAACAAGCATTTCTCCTGGATGATGCAGTCCCCTCCTTGGAAAACATCTGAACTCTGTACCGCCATTTCCCCATATGCAAGATGGAGATCGTAACAGTGCCTATTTAACAGGATGACTGAAGCTAGCAAACAAGATCATGCAcatagtctcaggatacaaatgcctggtgaaaggatcacttgagcctaggagattgagaccagcctgggcaagatagtgagaccccacctccacaaaaaattaaaattagccagatgtagtggtgcgcacctgtagctacttgggaggctgaggtgggaagatcactcaaGTCCAAGAGGTCCAGGCTACAGCTAGCCATGATCACacaactgtactccagactgggaagtaacagagcaagaccctgtcttaaattaaaaaaaaaaaaaaactaggccaggcgcagtggatcacacctgtaatcccagcactttaggaggcagaggcgggcagatcacgaggtcaggagatggagaccatcctagctaacatggtgaaaccctgtccgtctctactaaaaataacaaaaaattagccgggcgtggtggcaggtgcctgtagtcccagctactcgggaggctgaggcaggagaatggcgtgaacccaagaggcggagcttgcagtgagccaacattgcgccactgtgctccagcctgggtgacagagcgagattccgtctcaaaaaaaaaaagaaaaaaaaaatcaaaacattttttacaaaaaatttaaaaaataaaaagtgccaGGCTCACAGTATAGCACTCAAATGCTATTTGTCAGTTTCATGGAAGAGAAAATTTAAGTCTTGTCAttaaaaaactaaataccacTTGAGGAAAAATAAACTCCCAAGTAACCAAACTTCAAAGAAGCGGGGACAGAGGACATAAGACCCCAAACACTTCATTTAACAATGGAagacactttattatttttaatcatctcTCAACATTTCAACTCTTGGTAGAAATCAAATGCAAAACACCtgcatttttaaattagcatGTATTTAACTACCTCAGTCACGGCAACCTCATCCAGTAAGATGCACACCAGGGAGCAGGGCTGTAGTATCTCCTATTCCAGTCTGTGACCACAGTGCGTCCGTGATGACAGGTACACTGGACTTTCCCTCCTACGATGTGTTAGTCACTCCTGCTTTCGTCCACTGGGTAAGTTACGTGGCATCACGGTTGGTTAAAAAGAGTTAGTTACTGTAATGCTGACGCAATCTGGAAATGGAAAACTAGAAAACTAGGGCTCTCAGGAGCGGGCCAGCCAGTGCCGATTCTGAAAGGTGAAAAGGAAGAACATCAAAGATGAATACCCCGCTAGGCTGGTCTTAGGAATAAAGTTGGTTGAAATTCAGCTTAACATACACACTGTACATCTACATGTGATCTACCagaaagagatatatatatatatgtatatatttaaaaaaaagagccaTAGAAGATTTGGAAAACCTTAAAATCACTCAACTGAGTTGGAAGAACATCAGCAAATTCACAGTGGCCTCAGGATTCAGCCAGACTTAAACTTGCTCAAGAGCTGAATAACTTTCTCCCAGAAAAACCCACTGCATATAAATCCCTTAACATTGTGTACATCACAAACAGTTATGGCTAAAATATGTTAGTTCACAAGGAAGGGGCTTTATTTCCAATCTCTTGCCCCACTCCTGCTCTTGTACCCCCACGAGGAAACTCCGGGGGCTGGTAATTCACATGAGGAGCTGAAGGGGCCTTCAGGCTTGGAAGCGCTTAGGCTTAGCTGAGCATCTGAGGAGCCGTCTGTCTGATGGGCACATGCCGACTCCTGCCCACTTTTAGTGCAAAAAGATCGCAAATGTTGCAGATGAGTCCTGGAAACTGGTGAAGAGAAGAGGACTGAGATGGAGGGGCAGTAGGAATCCCAAATGATTTTCCTTCTGAAACGAGACTCAAGAAGTGTGAAGTGCGAGGTTCCTGCTCAGCAAGCTATAGGTCCGACAGGTGAGGTCCCTGAATTGTCACTAGGTTAGCAGTCTGCGGGCACACAGACCTCGACACCCGCACTCACCCCCTAAGTGCACACTGGAGGTAGGTGTATAGCTAGTTACTGCAGGGAAGACAGTGACTCTCCACCAGCTCAAGAGAAGGAGGCTTCGTGTCTGTTCCTCCCTACCCCAAACTCTCCTCTCCCCTTGGGCCGTAGTGAGTGGAGGATACAATATGATGGGCGCGAGGCCctcccttggaagactaaagaACCCAGGGCATTTAATAAATAGCtacataattcatttttttaaccaCGTTGAAACACACAGCaagttgaatatttatttaaaaataaatctcaaaaatatctATTGGTAGTACAGTAAGAGGGGCATGTGCAAACAACAGAAAAGGGGGGAAGTCAGTCCTGCTGTGGGAAGCCCCCACATCAGTGTGTTGGAGCAAAGTTCACGAAGGCCATGGGCTGACTGAGCTGTGGTGTACAAAATGACATTCAGCTAATACTGGACTTGGTTCACCTTTGACACCTGGAGAGGTGGGAAAGCCAGGGGTGGGAAGTCCAGCTGGGGATCCTTGCGTTTGGGAAGGGGGCGGCCAAGGGATGAGCCTTTGGGAGAGGCCCCGTGTGGCAGGAGGGCTCATTTCACAAGCCAACAGGCCTCTAGCTCGCCGCTCCAGGTGGATGTCTGGTGGCCTGAAGGGCCCTTCCCAGTCCAAGTCGGCTTTGTAATGGGAGGGGTAGGTGCGGTGAGGGTCCCAGAGATAGAAATCctctttaaaggaaaaacaaaacaataaaaccaaaccaaacccaaaaaaaagaaacaactgaaCAGGGAGTGGAGAGATCAGCAAAATGAATCTGAACGGAAGTGCCACCTTCTCCCTTGTCAGACAACAAAGCAGCCATTGGTTGAAACATCTGAGTCGCTAAGTGAACTCCCACGTGGACACAGTCAGCCCACGATCTCTGCCACCTACATGGTCAAGTGCAGGCCTCCGCCTCTGAGATCAATGCATGAGTACTTCTTCACCGTGAAACCCGAAAGGTTGGTGATGTAGCCCTTGGAGCTGGAAGGGGCGAGGCCGGTCTATCTGTACACGAGATGGGAGAGCTGGGTGGACTTGTAGTTCAGCTGCTTGTTGGGCATGAACTTGTGCAGCTCACTCTTTTTGTAGCAGGGGTCGTAATGGTAAGCGCTGAGGCAGGCGTCACATGAGACTTTTGAACACTGGGTGCAGGTGTTGGTGGCACCTGGGCGGTTGCAGAAGCCACAGCGGGAAGTGGGCGTGGAGGTGGGCTTCGATTTGGAGTGAAGGTGCGGGAGGCGGTCGAGGCCCTGAGTCTGGCCTGGGTACTTCTCCCGCAGAGATGCCCCGTGGGCCAGGCTGTCATGAGTGGAGGCCTTGCTGGGGAAGACGCTGGGCTTGGAAGCTGGAGGACAGGTGAGCAGGCTGTCACAGCGCTGGCAGAGGGAGGAGCTGCAGGACAGCCCACAGCTTTGGCACTTGGAGAGGGCGGACTCTTTGGCAGGGGGCGAGCGCTTGTGGTAGAGGGGGTGGGCGTCGTTTCTGACCAGCCACACATCCGGCCGCAGAGCATCCTGCCGACGGTAGGTGGCCCTGGGTTCGGAGTCTGTGTACAGATCCACGTCATCCTGAGTGGAGAAGTAGGTACCACGCAGCAGGCCAGGGCCGTTGCTGGGGGAAGCAGGTGGAAGGGCATCCGGGCTGCCGTGGGGAGAGCTGGCCATGGTCAGCAGCGAAGGGGACGGGCGGATGATCTCGTCCTTGAGGTCATCCCCCACATCCGCTGCCACAGGCTCCTTCCGAAGACTCAATGAGGCCTTCAGTGGTGGCTTCCGGCTCTCCCAGTAGCTGTCATAGGCATCCACCGACCTCGAGGGCTTGGTCACGCGGGGCTTGTAGTAGTCCTTGGCCGCCCGCTCGCTGGCTGACTTCTGGAGTGCCACTCGTGACATGGAGGCCGTCAGGTGCTCCCGGCCCTCTGCCCGCCGCCGTAGGGCGTCTGAGCAGCCGCGCACGTCCTCCGCACTGCTCTTGCGCTCGCTCACGATGTCCAGCTCGGAGTAGCCCTTGTCCTTCACTTGTGAGTGGATTTCCAGCATCTGCTCACACTCGACTTTGGCCAGAAAGAGCTCGAAGGAGACCATCTTCACCTGGAGGGTCTCTACGAGCTCTCTGAGCTTGTATGCAGTGCCCAGCTCAGGTGCGTAGCCCATGCAGCTCAGGATGGCTCGGATGTCCTCTTCCAGTAATGTCGACTTGACATAATAAACAAAAGGGCCCGTGTAGGTCTAGAAGGAAGGGAGTAGAAAAGAGAGGTGGGGTTTTCTCTCAGAGACACAAGACAGACTATGTCAAAGCAAAGGATATCCAGCTCTGAAGTGGGGCGGCGGGgaaagggcagggcagggaaggatCCTGACAGCCTTACCCTGcgggaggcagaggaggcagggctgggacttACTAAGCACTCAGGAGTTGTGCAAGGAAATGACCCAgcagctcctttttttttttttttttgagacggagtctcactctgtcgcccaggcgggagtgcagtggctcgatctcggctcactgcaagctccacctcccggcttcaagcaattctcctgcctcagcctcctgagtagctgggattacaggtacccgccaccacacccagctaatttttgtatttttagtagagacggggtttcaccatgttggtcacgctggtctccaactcctgacctcatgattcacccgccttggcctctcaaagtgctgcgattacaggcgtgagccaccagcagCAGCTCCTTTCTTAAACACAGGGAGCAAAACCTCTCGCTTCCTAGTGGGGCGCAAAGACTCGGCTCCATATGAAGAGGGAGCCTGGGTGAATAAAGGGGCCAGATTATAGGCAGAGCGGTGACAATCAGAACCTTCCTCTCTGGCATTTCCATGATGGGCTGAGTAACACGGCAGACTGAAGGGGCTGGCTAGGTGACAGCTCTCCCGTGCCATCCCCTCTCTCGATTACTGCTCCTCCCACGGCAGAATGAAGAAGCCTGGCTAGGTGACAGCTCTCCTGTGCGTGGTCTGATTCAGGATCCCTCTCTCAATTCCCCCTCCTCCCCTACTATTACCACTTAGTCCAGAACACCCCTCAGCTTGCTGGGACCGCTGAGAAGCTTCCTAACTGCTCTCCCCACCCCTCTACAGCCCACTTCCCATACCACAGCCAGAATGACCCTCTTCAGATGCAAGCCAGATCCCACACTGCCTCCTTTCCCGCCTACTCTGAACAAATTCAAGCCTTGCCCTAGGCTACAAGACCCTGTATAACCTGGCTGCCCCTGCCTTCCCAGTCTCTCTGCTTAAGGTGTGGCAGCCAGGCCAGAAACAGTTCAGAGGTGATgctggagagaaggggaaggtaTGGAGCCCAGAAGGATCTGAGAGCAGAGGACGGATGGACTCAGACTGGCATAGCCTCTCAGGACGGACTGCCAGgggcaggaagagaggaggagggccTGTATGGAGGCTGCTCCAGGACCTCACCTTGATGCTCCTGAATTCCTTCTTCCACGGGTAAAGGAAGAGGTTGATGCCCACTGTCTCCAGCATGCTGAAGGCACCGTGCAGAGCCCGCAGGCTGGAGGAGCTGAGCGAGCGCAGGGAGCTCTCCACCACCTCATAGAACTGGATCAGCCGGAATCGATAAAAGGGATCCACCTTGTGCAGGCTGAGCAGGGTCGATGCTGCCACCCGCAGACACTCATCGCCGCCAGGCCGCTGCCTGCTGGTGGTGGTATCCACTTTGCCCTCATGGAACTGCACATACTTCCGAAATAAGTCATCCTTGAATTTTGTATCCATTGAACTGGGCTTCCCCATCCGATCGAGGGGGGCTACCTTATCTCCTCCATGGCTTCTGGATTAGAGGCAGGGACATCGCTAAAAGCAGGGACATGTTGCCGCCTGGACCAGCGGAGTGCTCTGGAAGGAGGGGAACAAGAAGCATGTCATTCCTCGAAACGGTCCGCGCTTCGGCTTCAGGCCGCTGAGGCAAAATGAACAGCAGAACTGGCCTAGGCTACCCCGGGCCCCAGCAGCACGTTACAGAGCAGGTCCTACAAGCAGGGGTACCACAGAGGCCAGAGAGAGATGGACCTTGACTTTGTTGTGCTTGCAAATGAAAAATACGATTAATATTCCTGAAAGAGAAGTGTGGGTGAGTACAGAAAGGGCTCCTGTCCTGGTTTCACTGGGGAAGGGGGAGTTTAGGAAAGCCCTCTTGAGACAGCAACAGACCTGAAGGATGAGGAGTTTGCCAGGTcaagaggccagggaaggagctgCAGCAGAGGAAGGCCCTGAGCTAACACTACCAGACGCTCCAGACACGTGACAAGCTTCGCACACACTAactcgcctttttttttttttgagatggagtcttgctctgttgcccaggctggagtgcagtggtgtgatctaggctcactgcaacctctgcctcccgggttcaagcgattctcctgcatcagccccacaagtggctgggattacaggcacccgccaacatgcctggctaagttttgtatttttgtcaagacggggtttcaccatgttggtcaggctggtctcaaactcctgacctcaagtaatcaactggcctcggcctcccaaagtgccaggattacaggcgtgagcccccacacccagcctcacTTTCTCTTCTTAAACAATCCTAGGAGAGAGGCGCTACAGTTAGCCCCAGTGGACCCATGTGCAAACTGAGACACAGACATTAGAAACTGCTCAAggtaggccaggcacggcggctcacacctgtaattcctgaactttgggaggctgagagggaaggatggcttgagtccaggatctcgagaccagcctgggaaacatggtaaaaccatatctctacaaaaatacaaaaaaatttttaagaaaaagaaactgccCAAGGTTACAGAACTCTTAAGAGGCAGAGGAGCTGAGCTCAgaacccaggcaatctggctCTAAAGTCCATGCCCTTACCCACCACACCCTGCTTTCCTGAGGCAGGAAGCCTGGCACAGGAACAGAACTGCAGCCAGTGAGGCCGAGGCCACGAGGGCAGGGGCGTGAGGAGAGGCAGCTGCCAGCACCAGCGGGACCCTCAGCCCCAAGGCTGCAAGAGCACATTCAGAATTTGATATTTTATACAAAGAGCCACGTGAAGCCACTGAAGAGTTTATAGCAAGGGGAGAGGGATATGGTCTTCTTTACAATTTTCAAAAGAGGCCACAGTGGCTGCCAGCCCCTGGAATGCTGTTACCAGCCTTTGACAGCCTGCATCCCCTTTATCACAAGAGCGCTTTGCAGCCCCCTGTTGGGAGAGGATAGAATGTTCTGAGCTGGGACACAGGCTTTATACAATCTTGTCATCTGCTTAGCCACTTGTTAGTAGAACAGGCACAGATCCAGCAATATTCTTGTCACCA comes from Macaca mulatta isolate MMU2019108-1 chromosome 10, T2T-MMU8v2.0, whole genome shotgun sequence and encodes:
- the SPATA2 gene encoding spermatogenesis-associated protein 2 isoform X1 → MGYAPELGTAYKLRELVETLQVKMVSFELFLAKVECEQMLEIHSQVKDKGYSELDIVSERKSSAEDVRGCSDALRRRAEGREHLTASMSRVALQKSASERAAKDYYKPRVTKPSRSVDAYDSYWESRKPPLKASLSLRKEPVAADVGDDLKDEIIRPSPSLLTMASSPHGSPDALPPASPSNGPGLLRGTYFSTQDDVDLYTDSEPRATYRRQDALRPDVWLVRNDAHPLYHKRSPPAKESALSKCQSCGLSCSSSLCQRCDSLLTCPPASKPSVFPSKASTHDSLAHGASLREKYPGQTQGLDRLPHLHSKSKPTSTPTSRCGFCNRPGATNTCTQCSKVSCDACLSAYHYDPCYKKSELHKFMPNKQLNYKSTQLSHLVYR
- the SPATA2 gene encoding spermatogenesis-associated protein 2; translated protein: MGKPSSMDTKFKDDLFRKYVQFHEGKVDTTTSRQRPGGDECLRVAASTLLSLHKVDPFYRFRLIQFYEVVESSLRSLSSSSLRALHGAFSMLETVGINLFLYPWKKEFRSIKTYTGPFVYYVKSTLLEEDIRAILSCMGYAPELGTAYKLRELVETLQVKMVSFELFLAKVECEQMLEIHSQVKDKGYSELDIVSERKSSAEDVRGCSDALRRRAEGREHLTASMSRVALQKSASERAAKDYYKPRVTKPSRSVDAYDSYWESRKPPLKASLSLRKEPVAADVGDDLKDEIIRPSPSLLTMASSPHGSPDALPPASPSNGPGLLRGTYFSTQDDVDLYTDSEPRATYRRQDALRPDVWLVRNDAHPLYHKRSPPAKESALSKCQSCGLSCSSSLCQRCDSLLTCPPASKPSVFPSKASTHDSLAHGASLREKYPGQTQGLDRLPHLHSKSKPTSTPTSRCGFCNRPGATNTCTQCSKVSCDACLSAYHYDPCYKKSELHKFMPNKQLNYKSTQLSHLVYR